A single region of the Sorghum bicolor cultivar BTx623 chromosome 7, Sorghum_bicolor_NCBIv3, whole genome shotgun sequence genome encodes:
- the LOC8075386 gene encoding vacuolar fusion protein CCZ1 homolog isoform X1 yields the protein MGLSSAAAGDGTQLCVFDLRRGQQEGQELDKILFFHPADCPILLQLSVIGLCEGIVTFTRIFSPEEDCEVIESEKHSHVFYQAETDIWMVLVVEKNKENELAWRCNALHGILKEAHSLFAMFHGPIRTLLDRQPSAELARGHLRTFITDYLSDFNVGKKLQFPTYRDSLKERGTVQMLTVSREVALDVQSLTTVLGSCLGNVTCQSLVLFEDLLVSTTLPPDDTLNLYTYAVLRLTPRALYANASSWSYLRKGTSVSAGPTSSSSNGTTAGERYHSRSRDTSPGGQNQMRHNFRPLLRDNLSKGKDGFVAADFAATEARGAVPLTPILWFQQAEERMYLCIYQHKSLTILLLVPASSLINGEEGIAHVKKQMLENASQKIVTVEQKLTRGWGGENAYHVSGYRYLLVDPERRISRASPPGKVTTLAKDSLLALNMLRQEVDLEKSRYKRGDPCHDKDFEACIRTKNNAWVIAKISRGRELYMALEKGGETLLYASTAVEKFSNRYCEGAFSTD from the exons ATGGGGCTCTCGTCGGCCGCCGCGGGCGACGGGACGCAGCTCTGTGTCTTCGACCTCCGGAGGGGGCAGCAGGAGGGCCAGGAGCTCGACAAGATCCTCTTCTTCCACCCCGCCGACTGCCCCATCCTGCTCCAGCTCTCCGTCATCGGCCTCTGCGAGGGGATCGTCACTTTCACGAG AATATTTTCCCCGGAAGAGGATTGTGAGGTTATAGAATCAGAGAAACACTCCCATGTTTTTTACCAAGCCGAAACAGATATTTGGATGGTTCTG GTTGTGGAAAAAAACAAGGAAAATGAATTGGCTTGGCGTTGTAATGCACTCCATGGTATTCTTAAAGAGGCTCATTCTCTCTTTGCAATGTTTCATGGACCAATCCGAACTTTGCTTGACAGACAGCCCAGTGCTGAACTTGCTCGTGGTCACCTCCGCACATTTATCACAGATTATTTGAGCG ATTTTAATGTTGGTAAGAAGTTACAATTTCCAACCTACCGTGACAGCCTAAAGGAGAGGGGAACAGTCCAAATGCTTACAGTATCACGAGAAGTGGCACTTGACGTTCAG TCACTCACCACAGTACTTGGATCATGTCTTGGAAATGTCACCTGCCAATCACTCGTACTATTTGAAGACCTCTTGGTGTCAACGACACTGCCCCCG GATGATACTTTAAACCTATATACATATGCTGTCCTGAGGTTAACTCCACGTGCTTTATATGCCAATGCAAGTTCTTGGTCCTATTTGCGAAAAGGAACTTCTGTTAGTGCTGGTCCAACATCAAGTTCATCAAATGGAACAACTGCAGGAGAAAGGTACCATAGTCGATCTCGTGATACTTCTCCTGGTGGACAAAATCAGATGCGTCATAATTTCAGGCCTCTCCTGCGTGACAATTTGTCGAAGGGAAAGGACGGCTTTGTTGCTGCTGATTTCGCAGCTACAGAAGCTCGTGGTGCTGTACCCTTGACTCCAATACTATGGTTCCAGCAGGCAGAGGAACGTATGTACCTATGCATTTATCAGCACAAGAGTCTCACTATCCTACTGCTGGTTCCTGCTTCCTCACTGATAAATGGGGAAGAGGGCATTGCTCATGTGAAGAAGCAGATGCTTGAAAAT GCATCACAGAAGATTGTCACTGTTGAGCAGAAATTGACACGGGGATGGGGAGGAGAAAATGCTTATCACGTTAGTGGATATCGTTATTTGCTCGTTGATCCGGAGAGAAGAATATCAAGAGCCTCCCCACCTGGGAAAGTCACCACCCTGGCAAAG GATTCTCTACTTGCCCTCAATATGCTAAGACAAGAAGTAGATCTAGAGAAGTCTAGATACAAGAGAGGTGACCCTTGTCATGACAAGGATTTTGAAGCATGTATCAGAACAAAAAATAATGCATGGGTTATTGCTAAAATTAGTCGAGGAAGGGAGCTTTACATGGCTTTAGAGAAGGGTGGTGAGACACTTCTTTATGCATCCACAGCTGTAGAGAAATTCAGCAACAG GTACTGTGAGGGAGCATTCTCTACAGATTAG
- the LOC8075386 gene encoding vacuolar fusion protein CCZ1 homolog isoform X2, translating into MGLSSAAAGDGTQLCVFDLRRGQQEGQELDKILFFHPADCPILLQLSVIGLCEGIVTFTRIFSPEEDCEVIESEKHSHVFYQAETDIWMVLVVEKNKENELAWRCNALHGILKEAHSLFAMFHGPIRTLLDRQPSAELARGHLRTFITDYLSDFNVGKKLQFPTYRDSLKERGTVQMLTVSREVALDVQSLTTVLGSCLGNVTCQSLVLFEDLLVSTTLPPDDTLNLYTYAVLRLTPRALYANASSWSYLRKGTSVSAGPTSSSSNGTTAGERPLLRDNLSKGKDGFVAADFAATEARGAVPLTPILWFQQAEERMYLCIYQHKSLTILLLVPASSLINGEEGIAHVKKQMLENASQKIVTVEQKLTRGWGGENAYHVSGYRYLLVDPERRISRASPPGKVTTLAKDSLLALNMLRQEVDLEKSRYKRGDPCHDKDFEACIRTKNNAWVIAKISRGRELYMALEKGGETLLYASTAVEKFSNRYCEGAFSTD; encoded by the exons ATGGGGCTCTCGTCGGCCGCCGCGGGCGACGGGACGCAGCTCTGTGTCTTCGACCTCCGGAGGGGGCAGCAGGAGGGCCAGGAGCTCGACAAGATCCTCTTCTTCCACCCCGCCGACTGCCCCATCCTGCTCCAGCTCTCCGTCATCGGCCTCTGCGAGGGGATCGTCACTTTCACGAG AATATTTTCCCCGGAAGAGGATTGTGAGGTTATAGAATCAGAGAAACACTCCCATGTTTTTTACCAAGCCGAAACAGATATTTGGATGGTTCTG GTTGTGGAAAAAAACAAGGAAAATGAATTGGCTTGGCGTTGTAATGCACTCCATGGTATTCTTAAAGAGGCTCATTCTCTCTTTGCAATGTTTCATGGACCAATCCGAACTTTGCTTGACAGACAGCCCAGTGCTGAACTTGCTCGTGGTCACCTCCGCACATTTATCACAGATTATTTGAGCG ATTTTAATGTTGGTAAGAAGTTACAATTTCCAACCTACCGTGACAGCCTAAAGGAGAGGGGAACAGTCCAAATGCTTACAGTATCACGAGAAGTGGCACTTGACGTTCAG TCACTCACCACAGTACTTGGATCATGTCTTGGAAATGTCACCTGCCAATCACTCGTACTATTTGAAGACCTCTTGGTGTCAACGACACTGCCCCCG GATGATACTTTAAACCTATATACATATGCTGTCCTGAGGTTAACTCCACGTGCTTTATATGCCAATGCAAGTTCTTGGTCCTATTTGCGAAAAGGAACTTCTGTTAGTGCTGGTCCAACATCAAGTTCATCAAATGGAACAACTGCAGGAGAAAG GCCTCTCCTGCGTGACAATTTGTCGAAGGGAAAGGACGGCTTTGTTGCTGCTGATTTCGCAGCTACAGAAGCTCGTGGTGCTGTACCCTTGACTCCAATACTATGGTTCCAGCAGGCAGAGGAACGTATGTACCTATGCATTTATCAGCACAAGAGTCTCACTATCCTACTGCTGGTTCCTGCTTCCTCACTGATAAATGGGGAAGAGGGCATTGCTCATGTGAAGAAGCAGATGCTTGAAAAT GCATCACAGAAGATTGTCACTGTTGAGCAGAAATTGACACGGGGATGGGGAGGAGAAAATGCTTATCACGTTAGTGGATATCGTTATTTGCTCGTTGATCCGGAGAGAAGAATATCAAGAGCCTCCCCACCTGGGAAAGTCACCACCCTGGCAAAG GATTCTCTACTTGCCCTCAATATGCTAAGACAAGAAGTAGATCTAGAGAAGTCTAGATACAAGAGAGGTGACCCTTGTCATGACAAGGATTTTGAAGCATGTATCAGAACAAAAAATAATGCATGGGTTATTGCTAAAATTAGTCGAGGAAGGGAGCTTTACATGGCTTTAGAGAAGGGTGGTGAGACACTTCTTTATGCATCCACAGCTGTAGAGAAATTCAGCAACAG GTACTGTGAGGGAGCATTCTCTACAGATTAG
- the LOC8075386 gene encoding vacuolar fusion protein CCZ1 homolog isoform X3 — protein sequence MVLVVEKNKENELAWRCNALHGILKEAHSLFAMFHGPIRTLLDRQPSAELARGHLRTFITDYLSDFNVGKKLQFPTYRDSLKERGTVQMLTVSREVALDVQSLTTVLGSCLGNVTCQSLVLFEDLLVSTTLPPDDTLNLYTYAVLRLTPRALYANASSWSYLRKGTSVSAGPTSSSSNGTTAGERYHSRSRDTSPGGQNQMRHNFRPLLRDNLSKGKDGFVAADFAATEARGAVPLTPILWFQQAEERMYLCIYQHKSLTILLLVPASSLINGEEGIAHVKKQMLENASQKIVTVEQKLTRGWGGENAYHVSGYRYLLVDPERRISRASPPGKVTTLAKDSLLALNMLRQEVDLEKSRYKRGDPCHDKDFEACIRTKNNAWVIAKISRGRELYMALEKGGETLLYASTAVEKFSNRYCEGAFSTD from the exons ATGGTTCTG GTTGTGGAAAAAAACAAGGAAAATGAATTGGCTTGGCGTTGTAATGCACTCCATGGTATTCTTAAAGAGGCTCATTCTCTCTTTGCAATGTTTCATGGACCAATCCGAACTTTGCTTGACAGACAGCCCAGTGCTGAACTTGCTCGTGGTCACCTCCGCACATTTATCACAGATTATTTGAGCG ATTTTAATGTTGGTAAGAAGTTACAATTTCCAACCTACCGTGACAGCCTAAAGGAGAGGGGAACAGTCCAAATGCTTACAGTATCACGAGAAGTGGCACTTGACGTTCAG TCACTCACCACAGTACTTGGATCATGTCTTGGAAATGTCACCTGCCAATCACTCGTACTATTTGAAGACCTCTTGGTGTCAACGACACTGCCCCCG GATGATACTTTAAACCTATATACATATGCTGTCCTGAGGTTAACTCCACGTGCTTTATATGCCAATGCAAGTTCTTGGTCCTATTTGCGAAAAGGAACTTCTGTTAGTGCTGGTCCAACATCAAGTTCATCAAATGGAACAACTGCAGGAGAAAGGTACCATAGTCGATCTCGTGATACTTCTCCTGGTGGACAAAATCAGATGCGTCATAATTTCAGGCCTCTCCTGCGTGACAATTTGTCGAAGGGAAAGGACGGCTTTGTTGCTGCTGATTTCGCAGCTACAGAAGCTCGTGGTGCTGTACCCTTGACTCCAATACTATGGTTCCAGCAGGCAGAGGAACGTATGTACCTATGCATTTATCAGCACAAGAGTCTCACTATCCTACTGCTGGTTCCTGCTTCCTCACTGATAAATGGGGAAGAGGGCATTGCTCATGTGAAGAAGCAGATGCTTGAAAAT GCATCACAGAAGATTGTCACTGTTGAGCAGAAATTGACACGGGGATGGGGAGGAGAAAATGCTTATCACGTTAGTGGATATCGTTATTTGCTCGTTGATCCGGAGAGAAGAATATCAAGAGCCTCCCCACCTGGGAAAGTCACCACCCTGGCAAAG GATTCTCTACTTGCCCTCAATATGCTAAGACAAGAAGTAGATCTAGAGAAGTCTAGATACAAGAGAGGTGACCCTTGTCATGACAAGGATTTTGAAGCATGTATCAGAACAAAAAATAATGCATGGGTTATTGCTAAAATTAGTCGAGGAAGGGAGCTTTACATGGCTTTAGAGAAGGGTGGTGAGACACTTCTTTATGCATCCACAGCTGTAGAGAAATTCAGCAACAG GTACTGTGAGGGAGCATTCTCTACAGATTAG
- the LOC110437290 gene encoding uncharacterized protein LOC110437290, producing the protein MEGWLVLPNFYEGLTVMCKGHVDAAAGGAFLSLTITQATALIEKMVANQSWGEGRMTQKGMHTVKETDLLAAKTDILMKRLEGRATDPATGFANNNSKVMGGTTKIAPKAKINENLVKKLSFNDKMFENINTKFDGPTTSFKEQASFNKRVTSQIDQLASAPKSAASVENVSSVTTRGGKTTRDPPNPNHGTAKTPRQQEQTSAEPVDPQDKSTDEEPTPEVYGDTTMLPFPTRWRKKKKDGEEQFLRFVEMVEKTNVSVPLMDVLHIPSYVKFIKDIINNKRPLPSAEVVKLTKECSAAILNHLPKKKQDPGCPTITCSIGTQHFDHALCDLGASVSVMPKSVFDRLNFTNLEPTNMTLQLADSSVRYPAGIAQDIPVKIRGYYVPVDFVVLNMELTKETPLIL; encoded by the exons ATGGAAGGATGGCTCGTGCTGCCGAACTTCTATGAAGGCCTCACGGTCATGTGCAAGGGGCACGTCGATGCCGCAGCTGGAGGtgcattcctctcccttaccaTCACTCAGGCCACAGCCCTCATCGAGAAGATGGTGGCTAACCAGAGTTGGGGAGAGGGACGCATGacacaaaaaggcatgcataccgtCAAGGAGACGGATTTGCTTGCTGCAAAAACAGATATACTCATGAAGAGGTTGGAAGGACGTGCCACCGATCCAGCTACCG GTTTCGCCAACAACAACAGCAAGGTAATGGGTGGAACAACCAAAATCGCCCCCAAG GCCAAGATAAATGAAAACCTTGTTAAAAAGCTTTCctttaatgataaaatgtttgaAAACATAAACACCAAGTTTGATGGCCCGACCACCTCATTTAAAGAACAAGCATCTTTCAATAAAAGAGTAACGTCTCAGATAGatcagcttgcttctgctcctaAGTCTGCTGCTAGTGTTGAAAATGTTAGTTCGGTGACCAcgagagggggtaagaccactcgtgatccaCCAAACCCTAACCATGGTACAGCTAAGACTCCGCGTCAACAAGAACAAACATCTGCTGAGCCGGTTGATCCTCAAGACAAATCAACAGATGAGGAACCGACTCCAGAAGTTTATGGGGACACCACGATGCTTCCTTTCCCCACCAggtggaggaagaagaagaaggacggaGAAGAGCAATTTCTCCGCTTTGTGGAAATGGTCGAGAAGACAAACGTCAGCGTCCCGCTGATGGATGTCTTGCACATACCATCCTATGTTAAGTTTATCAAGGATATCATCAACAACAAGCGACCATTACCCTCCGCAGAAGTCGTCAAGCTGACAAAAGAGTGTAGCGCAGCTATACTCAACCATCTACCTAAGAAGAAGCAAGATCCTGGGTGCCCCACAATTACATGCTCAATAGGCACCCAACATTTTGATCATGCCTTATGTGATCTTGGGGCGAGTGTGAGCGTCATGCCGAAATCAGTCTTTGATAGGCTAAACTTCACCAACTTGGAACCAACCAACATGACACTCCAGTTAGCGGACTCGTCAGTTCGGtacccagcagggattgcccaaGACATCCCTGTTAAGATCAGAGGATATTACGTCCCCGTGGATTTTGTGGTGTTAAATATGGAACTCACCAAGGAGACACCACTAATCCTCTGA